A single Cellulomonas sp. SLBN-39 DNA region contains:
- the lysS gene encoding lysine--tRNA ligase, with amino-acid sequence MTSTPSAEPVEPAAVVDDVPEQIRVRREKRERLLAAGVAPYPVGVPRTHTVEEVRAAHADLEPGAETDDVVGVAGRVVFLRVTGRLVFAMLQDGAGNRLQAMLSQKEVGADALASFKADVDLGDHVFVHGRVICSRTGELSVMADEWRMAAKAIRPLPNLYEGTEMSEETRVRQRYVDLVVRPGARDMVRTRAAVVRSLRENFHRRGYLEVETPMLTTRAEGAAARQFETHMNAFDIDLFLRIAPELFLKRAAVGGVEKVFEINRNFRNEGVDATHSPEFAMLEAYEAYGDYDTMAVLTQDLVQTAALDAFGTTTVTLADGSEYELGGEWAQLTMYGSLSQALGEEITHDTPDAVLVALLEKAEIDLAPARRNHGKLVEELWEHHVGSTLWAPTFVRDFPVETSPLTRDHRTHDGLVEKWDLYVRGLELATAYSELVDPVVQRQRFEAQALLAAGGDDEAMRIDEDFLTAMEHAMPPSGGMGMGVDRLIIAMTGQGIRDTILFPLVKPQA; translated from the coding sequence GTGACCTCCACGCCCTCCGCCGAGCCCGTCGAGCCCGCCGCCGTCGTCGACGACGTCCCCGAGCAGATCCGGGTCCGGCGCGAGAAGCGCGAGCGGCTGCTGGCCGCGGGGGTGGCGCCGTACCCGGTGGGCGTGCCGCGCACGCACACGGTCGAGGAGGTGCGCGCGGCGCACGCGGACCTCGAGCCGGGTGCGGAGACCGACGACGTCGTCGGCGTCGCGGGACGCGTGGTGTTCCTGCGGGTCACGGGCCGGCTGGTCTTCGCGATGCTGCAGGACGGGGCGGGCAACCGGCTGCAGGCGATGCTCAGCCAGAAGGAGGTGGGCGCGGACGCGCTCGCGTCGTTCAAGGCGGACGTCGACCTCGGCGACCACGTGTTCGTGCACGGGCGGGTGATCTGCTCGCGCACCGGCGAGCTCAGCGTCATGGCCGACGAGTGGCGCATGGCCGCGAAGGCGATCCGGCCGCTGCCGAACCTCTACGAGGGCACCGAGATGTCCGAGGAGACCCGGGTCCGGCAGCGCTACGTCGACCTGGTCGTGCGGCCCGGGGCGCGGGACATGGTGCGCACGCGCGCGGCCGTGGTGCGTTCCCTGCGCGAGAACTTCCACCGTCGCGGGTACCTCGAGGTCGAGACCCCGATGCTGACGACGCGGGCGGAGGGCGCCGCGGCCCGGCAGTTCGAGACGCACATGAACGCGTTCGACATCGACCTGTTCCTGCGGATCGCGCCCGAGCTGTTCCTCAAGAGGGCGGCGGTCGGCGGTGTCGAGAAGGTCTTCGAGATCAACCGGAACTTCCGCAACGAGGGCGTCGACGCGACGCATTCGCCGGAGTTCGCGATGCTGGAGGCGTACGAGGCCTACGGCGACTACGACACGATGGCGGTGCTCACGCAGGACCTCGTGCAGACGGCTGCGCTGGACGCGTTCGGCACCACGACGGTGACGCTCGCCGACGGTTCGGAGTACGAACTGGGCGGGGAATGGGCGCAGCTGACGATGTACGGGTCGTTGTCGCAGGCCCTCGGCGAGGAGATCACGCACGACACCCCGGACGCGGTGCTCGTGGCGCTGCTGGAGAAGGCGGAGATCGACCTGGCGCCGGCGCGGCGCAACCACGGCAAGCTCGTCGAGGAGCTGTGGGAGCACCACGTGGGCTCGACGCTGTGGGCGCCGACGTTCGTGCGGGACTTCCCGGTGGAGACGTCGCCGTTGACGCGTGACCACCGCACGCACGACGGTCTGGTCGAGAAGTGGGACCTGTACGTGCGCGGCCTGGAGCTGGCGACCGCGTACTCCGAGCTGGTCGACCCGGTCGTGCAGCGGCAGCGGTTCGAGGCGCAGGCGCTGCTCGCGGCCGGTGGCGACGACGAGGCCATGCGCATCGACGAGGACTTCCTCACGGCGATGGAGCACGCGATGCCCCCGTCGGGCGGCATGGGGATGGGCGTGGACCGGCTGATCATCGCGATGACGGGCCAGGGCATCCGCGACACGATCCTTTTCCCGCTCGTGAAGCCGCAGGCGTGA
- the nadC gene encoding carboxylating nicotinate-nucleotide diphosphorylase — protein sequence MPATSPAPRPASTTPRPGVLPGDAGPDAADVARVVAAALDEDLGPLGRDVTTQATVPADATGTADVVARAPGVVAGLVVLPVVLDEVADRLGLPAAAVEVLRPDGSAVAPGDVVATVTGPVQVLLVAERTLLNLVSRASGVATHARRWTDALAGTGAQVLDTRKTTPGLRAVEKYAVRCGGGTNKRMGLHDVAMVKDNHVVAAGSVAGAIAAVRARFPDVAVQVEVDTPEQADEALDAGADFLLLDNMPTPVLAATVARVRAREQETGHVDLEATGTLTLDRAAEVAGTGVDFLSVGALTHSSPILDVALDLRAS from the coding sequence GTGCCCGCCACGAGCCCCGCGCCCCGTCCCGCGTCGACCACCCCCCGCCCCGGGGTCCTGCCCGGGGACGCCGGACCCGACGCCGCCGACGTGGCCCGCGTGGTCGCCGCGGCGCTCGACGAGGACCTCGGCCCGCTCGGCCGCGACGTGACGACGCAGGCGACGGTCCCGGCGGACGCCACCGGCACGGCCGACGTCGTGGCCCGCGCGCCGGGCGTCGTCGCCGGGCTCGTGGTGCTGCCGGTGGTGCTCGACGAGGTCGCCGACCGCCTGGGCCTGCCCGCGGCGGCCGTCGAGGTGCTGCGGCCCGACGGCTCGGCGGTCGCGCCGGGCGACGTCGTCGCGACCGTCACCGGCCCCGTCCAGGTGCTGCTCGTCGCCGAGCGCACGCTGCTCAACCTCGTCTCGCGCGCCTCGGGCGTGGCGACGCACGCGCGCCGGTGGACGGACGCGCTCGCGGGCACGGGCGCGCAGGTGCTCGACACCCGCAAGACGACGCCGGGGCTGCGGGCGGTGGAGAAGTACGCGGTGCGGTGCGGCGGCGGCACGAACAAGCGCATGGGCCTGCACGACGTGGCGATGGTCAAGGACAACCACGTGGTGGCCGCGGGCTCGGTCGCCGGGGCGATCGCGGCGGTGCGGGCCCGGTTCCCCGACGTCGCGGTGCAGGTCGAGGTCGACACCCCGGAGCAGGCGGACGAGGCCCTCGACGCGGGCGCGGACTTCCTGCTGCTCGACAACATGCCGACGCCGGTGCTGGCGGCGACGGTCGCGCGGGTGCGCGCCCGCGAGCAGGAGACGGGGCACGTGGACCTCGAGGCGACGGGGACGCTCACGCTGGACCGTGCCGCGGAGGTCGCGGGCACGGGGGTGGACTTCCTGTCGGTGGGGGCGCTGACGCACTCCTCGCCGATCCTCGACGTGGCGCTGGACCTGCGCGCGTCCTGA
- a CDS encoding L-aspartate oxidase, protein MTRLATRLAAPAPGWTTHADAVVVGSGIAGLTAALELRTRVRRVLLVTKGVLVSGSTVWAQGGVAAALDPSDSPAAHLHDTLVAGGGLCDPRAVETLVTEGPARVRELVGRGAVFDTGPDGGIALTREGGHLADRIAHAGGDATGAEISRALVAQIEAVRDDPGIEVVEHALVLDVLTGAPDADGRPGPVRGVTLHVIGEGQRDGVGAVLAPVVVLATGGIGQVYRSSTNPAQATGDGIAAALRAGARLGDMEFVQFHPTVLWLGSGVKGQLTLVSEAVRGEGALLLDTDGVRFMPDVHPLAELAPRDVVAHAIVRQMTSTGADHVWLDARHLGADFLRRRFPTIHERLREHGIDLTTDLVPVAPAQHYHSGGVVTDLDGRTSVPGLYAVGEVACTGVHGANRLASNSLLEGLVFAHRAARDVVARLDGGFLVPGDPVERPGPATLVAAAARARIQRVATDGPGVLRSGEGLTAAAARLAAVPTDAHRRSDDGRTLAAPQVAEWETTNVHQVASVLTDAALAREESRGGHARTDFPATDDAWRVRLEAALDPDGALTVSRSPITGLR, encoded by the coding sequence GTGACGCGGCTGGCGACCCGGCTCGCGGCGCCCGCGCCGGGCTGGACGACGCACGCCGACGCGGTCGTCGTGGGCTCCGGGATCGCGGGCCTGACGGCGGCGCTCGAGCTGCGCACCCGGGTGCGGCGCGTGCTGCTGGTGACCAAGGGCGTGCTGGTCAGCGGGTCGACGGTGTGGGCGCAGGGCGGTGTCGCGGCGGCCCTCGACCCGTCGGACTCCCCGGCGGCGCACCTGCACGACACGCTCGTCGCCGGCGGCGGGCTGTGCGACCCCCGCGCGGTGGAGACGCTGGTGACGGAGGGCCCGGCGCGCGTGCGCGAGCTCGTCGGCCGCGGCGCGGTGTTCGACACGGGCCCCGACGGCGGCATCGCCCTGACCCGTGAGGGCGGGCACCTGGCCGACCGGATCGCCCACGCGGGCGGCGACGCGACCGGCGCGGAGATCTCCCGCGCCCTGGTCGCGCAGATCGAGGCGGTCCGCGACGACCCGGGCATCGAGGTCGTCGAGCACGCCCTCGTGCTGGACGTGCTCACGGGCGCCCCCGACGCGGACGGGCGGCCCGGGCCGGTGCGCGGCGTCACGCTGCACGTCATCGGCGAGGGCCAGCGCGACGGCGTCGGCGCCGTCCTGGCCCCGGTGGTCGTGCTGGCCACGGGCGGCATCGGCCAGGTGTACCGCTCGTCGACGAACCCCGCGCAGGCCACGGGCGACGGCATCGCCGCGGCCCTGCGGGCCGGCGCCCGCCTCGGCGACATGGAGTTCGTGCAGTTCCATCCCACCGTGCTGTGGCTGGGCAGCGGCGTGAAGGGCCAGCTCACGCTGGTCTCGGAGGCGGTCCGCGGCGAGGGCGCGCTGCTGCTCGACACCGACGGCGTGCGGTTCATGCCGGACGTGCACCCGCTGGCCGAGCTCGCGCCCCGCGACGTCGTGGCGCACGCGATCGTGCGGCAGATGACGTCCACGGGCGCGGACCACGTGTGGCTGGACGCCCGCCACCTGGGCGCGGACTTCCTGCGCCGCCGCTTCCCGACGATCCACGAGCGGCTGCGCGAGCACGGCATCGACCTCACGACGGACCTCGTGCCGGTGGCGCCCGCCCAGCACTACCACTCCGGCGGGGTCGTCACCGACCTCGACGGGCGCACGTCCGTGCCCGGGCTGTACGCGGTCGGGGAGGTCGCGTGCACGGGCGTGCACGGCGCCAACCGGCTCGCGTCGAACTCGCTGCTGGAGGGCCTGGTGTTCGCGCACCGGGCCGCGCGCGACGTCGTGGCCCGCCTCGACGGCGGGTTCCTCGTGCCCGGCGACCCCGTCGAGCGGCCGGGCCCCGCGACCCTCGTCGCGGCCGCCGCGCGCGCCCGCATCCAGCGGGTCGCCACCGACGGCCCCGGCGTGCTGCGCTCGGGCGAGGGCCTGACGGCCGCGGCCGCACGCCTGGCCGCCGTCCCGACCGACGCGCACCGGCGGTCCGACGACGGCCGCACGCTCGCCGCCCCCCAGGTCGCGGAGTGGGAGACGACGAACGTGCACCAGGTCGCCTCGGTGCTGACGGACGCCGCCCTGGCGCGCGAGGAGTCCCGCGGCGGGCACGCCCGCACGGACTTCCCCGCGACCGACGACGCGTGGCGCGTGCGCCTGGAGGCCGCGCTCGACCCGGACGGCGCGCTGACGGTGAGCCGCAGCCCGATCACGGGGCTGCGCTGA
- the panD gene encoding aspartate 1-decarboxylase, whose product MTTLHRTMMTGKIHRATVTAADLHYVGSITIDADLLAAADVLPGQQVDVVDVTNGARLTTYAIAGEPGSGQVCVNGAAAHLVHPGDVVIVIAYGTMSDAEARTYSPHVVLVDADNRAVATGEDPGGVPADWSAATGLEPSGLSLADGRDAVARR is encoded by the coding sequence ATGACCACGCTGCACCGCACGATGATGACGGGCAAGATCCACCGGGCGACGGTCACGGCGGCGGACCTGCACTACGTCGGGTCGATCACGATCGACGCGGACCTGCTCGCGGCCGCGGACGTGCTGCCCGGGCAGCAGGTCGACGTCGTCGACGTGACCAACGGCGCCCGGCTGACGACGTACGCGATCGCGGGGGAGCCCGGGTCGGGGCAGGTCTGCGTCAACGGTGCCGCGGCGCACCTCGTGCACCCGGGCGACGTCGTCATCGTCATCGCCTACGGCACGATGTCGGACGCCGAGGCCCGCACGTACTCCCCGCACGTGGTGCTCGTCGACGCGGACAACCGCGCGGTCGCCACGGGCGAGGACCCGGGCGGCGTGCCGGCGGACTGGTCCGCGGCGACGGGGCTGGAGCCGAGCGGCCTGTCGCTCGCCGACGGCCGCGACGCGGTCGCCCGGCGGTGA
- the panC gene encoding pantoate--beta-alanine ligase, with the protein MTTTTPALVRDRGELAAALAAQDATTLPRTEGAPDRGRRYRRAVVMTMGALHDGHLALVAEAKRLAEVVVVTIFVNPLQFGPSEDLARYPRDLDGDLRLLAGPGLLGPSDVVFAPTVDVVYPDGDPTVRVGAGALGDVLEGASRPGHLDGVLTVVLKLLHLTQPDVAVFGAKDAQQLAAVRRMVHDLDVRVDVVAHPTVREDDGLARSSRNAYLAADERARARALAAALAAGAAAADDGAGPAGVLAAARGVLDAHLTADDAVDYVALVDPATFADAGPGTERALLLLAVRVGATRLIDNATVVLRGAVAAAARTGHGDGADA; encoded by the coding sequence ATGACCACCACGACGCCCGCGCTGGTGCGCGACCGCGGCGAGCTCGCCGCGGCGCTGGCCGCGCAGGACGCGACGACGCTGCCGCGCACCGAGGGTGCGCCGGACCGCGGGCGCCGGTACCGGCGTGCCGTCGTCATGACGATGGGGGCCCTGCACGACGGGCACCTCGCGCTCGTGGCGGAGGCGAAGCGGCTCGCGGAGGTCGTCGTGGTGACGATCTTCGTCAACCCGCTGCAGTTCGGGCCGTCGGAGGACCTGGCCCGCTACCCGCGCGACCTCGACGGCGACCTGCGCCTGCTCGCCGGGCCGGGCCTGCTGGGCCCGTCGGACGTGGTCTTCGCCCCGACGGTCGACGTGGTGTACCCCGACGGCGACCCGACGGTGCGGGTGGGTGCCGGTGCCCTGGGCGACGTGCTCGAGGGCGCGTCGCGGCCCGGGCACCTCGACGGCGTGCTCACGGTCGTGCTCAAGCTGCTGCACCTGACGCAGCCCGACGTGGCGGTGTTCGGCGCCAAGGACGCCCAGCAGCTCGCGGCGGTGCGGCGCATGGTGCACGACCTGGACGTGCGGGTCGACGTGGTCGCGCACCCGACGGTGCGGGAGGACGACGGGCTGGCCCGGTCGAGCCGCAACGCGTACCTCGCGGCGGACGAGCGGGCGCGGGCCCGGGCGCTGGCGGCGGCCCTCGCCGCGGGTGCGGCGGCGGCCGACGACGGTGCGGGACCGGCGGGCGTGCTGGCGGCGGCCCGCGGCGTCCTCGACGCGCACCTGACCGCGGACGACGCGGTGGACTACGTGGCGCTCGTCGACCCCGCGACGTTCGCGGACGCGGGGCCGGGCACGGAGCGGGCGCTGCTGCTGCTCGCGGTGCGGGTCGGCGCGACCCGCCTCATCGACAACGCGACGGTGGTGCTGCGCGGGGCGGTCGCCGCCGCGGCGCGCACGGGCCACGGGGACGGGGCTGACGCATGA
- a CDS encoding Rossmann-like and DUF2520 domain-containing protein gives MTAEPPARPGRLGVGVVGAGRVGAVLGSALQAAGHPVVAVSAVSEASRERAAALLPGVPVVEVPEVVRRAELVLLAVPDDALAGLVRGLAETGAWQAGQIVVHTSGRYGVDVLAPARAAGVIPLALHPAMTFTGTSLDLSRLVGCAFAVTAPGPVLPIGQALVVEVGGEPVVVAEQARGLYHAGLAHGANHLVVLVAQAAQVLREAGVAEPGRVLRPLLDAALDGALRAEDAAGPDGTGAIGALTGPVRRGDAGTVHEHAVTLAALGARTGAVDVPTGYGALARAAAARALAAGVVTAEDAQHVLDALAGITGAPPVLGTDGTATGPTTDDDGSTPGAPQEDA, from the coding sequence CGGCCGAGCCCCCGGCACGTCCCGGTCGGCTCGGCGTCGGCGTGGTCGGCGCCGGGCGCGTCGGTGCCGTCCTGGGCAGCGCGCTGCAGGCTGCGGGCCACCCGGTCGTCGCGGTCAGCGCGGTGTCCGAGGCGTCCCGCGAGCGGGCCGCGGCGCTCCTGCCAGGCGTGCCCGTCGTGGAGGTCCCGGAGGTCGTGCGCCGTGCCGAGCTGGTGCTGCTGGCCGTGCCCGACGACGCGCTCGCGGGACTGGTCCGCGGGCTCGCGGAGACGGGTGCGTGGCAGGCGGGGCAGATCGTCGTGCACACGTCGGGCCGCTACGGCGTGGACGTGCTGGCCCCGGCGCGCGCGGCGGGCGTCATCCCGCTGGCGCTGCACCCGGCGATGACGTTCACGGGCACCTCGCTGGACCTCTCGCGCCTGGTGGGCTGCGCGTTCGCCGTGACGGCCCCGGGCCCGGTGCTGCCGATCGGGCAGGCGCTCGTCGTGGAGGTCGGGGGCGAGCCCGTCGTCGTCGCCGAGCAGGCGCGGGGGCTGTACCACGCGGGCCTCGCGCACGGCGCGAACCACCTCGTGGTGCTCGTCGCGCAGGCCGCGCAGGTGCTGCGCGAGGCCGGTGTCGCCGAGCCCGGCCGCGTGCTGCGGCCGCTGCTGGACGCGGCCCTCGACGGCGCGCTGCGGGCGGAGGACGCGGCGGGCCCCGACGGTACGGGGGCCATCGGCGCGCTCACCGGCCCCGTGCGCCGCGGCGACGCCGGCACGGTGCACGAGCACGCTGTGACCCTGGCCGCACTGGGCGCCCGCACCGGGGCCGTCGACGTGCCGACGGGGTACGGTGCCCTGGCCCGGGCGGCCGCGGCCCGTGCGCTGGCCGCGGGCGTCGTCACGGCCGAGGACGCCCAGCACGTGCTGGACGCCCTGGCGGGCATCACCGGCGCCCCGCCGGTGTTGGGGACGGACGGGACGGCCACCGGGCCGACCACCGACGACGACGGGTCCACGCCCGGCGCGCCGCAGGAGGACGCATGA